Proteins from a single region of Syntrophales bacterium:
- a CDS encoding Fic family protein, with product MKRSGGYIQQITGYKAFIPAPLPPDPAIELDETLQNLLSKADMSLARLDGMGYILPDVNFFIAMYVRKEALLSSQIEGTRASLQDLFGYESGGKPSNINDVSDVVNYVKALNYGIQRLDDLPMSLRLIKEIHEILIEGVRGSERKPGEFRQTQNWIGPPGCTLNSATFIPPPPHESVKAMGDLEHYIHGDARLPVLIDSAMIHYQFETIHPFLDGNGRLGRLLITFYLYWKSVLHRPLLYLSYFFKRNRQEYYDRLQMVRETGNYEQWVAFFLKGVVETADSAMETAKKILELQSNHRSLLWKKKISSPIAVGMLESLFHKPYISVNDVAKEFNISFQSASTLVSQFEKTGILEEITGRKRDKRYMYAEYVNILSEGTQI from the coding sequence ATGAAAAGAAGCGGTGGTTATATTCAGCAGATCACAGGGTACAAAGCGTTTATTCCCGCTCCATTGCCCCCTGATCCCGCTATAGAACTTGATGAAACATTGCAAAACCTTCTTTCGAAAGCGGATATGTCACTGGCCCGCCTTGATGGTATGGGTTATATTCTTCCTGATGTCAATTTCTTTATTGCCATGTATGTGAGGAAAGAGGCGTTGCTCAGTTCCCAGATTGAAGGCACCCGGGCGTCCCTTCAAGATCTGTTCGGTTATGAAAGTGGCGGGAAGCCAAGTAACATTAATGATGTATCAGATGTTGTGAATTATGTGAAAGCGCTCAATTACGGCATACAACGACTTGATGACTTACCCATGAGCCTGCGGTTGATAAAGGAAATTCATGAAATCCTGATAGAAGGTGTCCGCGGTAGCGAGAGAAAACCTGGTGAATTCAGGCAGACTCAGAACTGGATAGGCCCACCTGGTTGCACTCTTAATAGTGCGACTTTTATTCCCCCACCTCCCCATGAATCCGTAAAAGCTATGGGAGACCTTGAACACTACATACATGGAGATGCACGTCTGCCGGTTCTTATTGACAGTGCCATGATACATTACCAATTTGAGACCATACATCCTTTTCTTGATGGTAACGGCAGACTCGGCCGTCTACTCATCACGTTTTACCTGTACTGGAAAAGCGTACTACATCGCCCTCTACTTTACCTCAGTTACTTCTTCAAAAGAAATCGTCAGGAGTACTATGACCGATTACAGATGGTAAGGGAAACGGGAAACTATGAACAATGGGTAGCTTTTTTCCTGAAAGGAGTTGTCGAAACGGCAGATTCTGCAATGGAGACTGCAAAAAAAATACTTGAGTTGCAGAGTAATCATAGAAGTCTTCTCTGGAAAAAAAAGATATCTTCTCCGATCGCTGTCGGTATGCTGGAAAGCCTGTTCCACAAACCTTATATTTCCGTGAATGATGTGGCAAAGGAATTTAATATTTCATTTCAGTCGGCCTCTACTTTGGTATCCCAGTTTGAGAAGACCGGGATACTTGAAGAAATAACGGGAAGAAAACGGGATAAGCGATACATGTATGCAGAGTACGTGAATATCCTGTCAGAGGGAACACAGATATAA
- a CDS encoding HD domain-containing protein, translated as MEEKIPTREEALKLLHEYNESDSLRKHAYTVEGVMRYIGRKHGEDEDKWGIIGLIHDLDYEKFPDQHCTRTREILEEHNWPEEYIRAAVSHGWGIHSDVEPKSTMEKTLYAIDELTGLIAANAMVRPSKSVMDMTVKSVKKKWKSPAFAAGVDRSIIQKGADMLGVEIGKLIEDTIMGMREVADETGLKGNPA; from the coding sequence ATGGAAGAAAAGATCCCAACTCGTGAGGAGGCATTGAAACTTTTACATGAATACAACGAAAGCGACAGCTTACGTAAACATGCCTATACCGTAGAGGGAGTCATGCGCTATATTGGAAGGAAGCATGGCGAAGATGAGGATAAATGGGGAATCATCGGTCTGATTCATGACCTTGATTATGAGAAGTTTCCCGATCAGCACTGTACCAGGACGAGAGAAATCCTTGAAGAACATAACTGGCCGGAGGAATATATCCGTGCCGCCGTCTCTCATGGATGGGGAATACACTCAGACGTGGAGCCAAAGAGCACCATGGAGAAAACACTTTATGCCATTGATGAATTAACGGGACTTATCGCGGCCAACGCCATGGTTCGACCATCAAAGAGTGTCATGGATATGACTGTAAAATCCGTAAAGAAAAAATGGAAATCGCCTGCATTCGCTGCCGGTGTGGACCGATCAATCATCCAAAAGGGCGCCGACATGTTAGGAGTCGAGATCGGGAAACTTATTGAAGATACCATAATGGGAATGCGGGAAGTTGCCGATGAAACAGGTTTAAAAGGAAATCCGGCCTGA
- the rsmB gene encoding 16S rRNA (cytosine(967)-C(5))-methyltransferase RsmB: MKNNPRAIAVDILNRIDETGSFAEPILDSYLVRDIFNNIHDRRLLTELVYGTLRMRGHLDWIIQHLYSGRLKSLDTGIKNILRTGLYQLIFTDRIPEFAAVDEAVKITKKKYPGRSGLVNAILRNAIRKKGEVKYPDIDKAPSSHISAVYSHPLWLVERWIGIFGVEETSELCKAGNETPPLTLRVNKLKTDRDEILKALSDDGFTVRPAQFSPDGIILSHPPVPVRETKYYKMGHIQIQDEASQLISRLVNPKPGEAIIDICAGIGGKTTHMAEMMQNDGTILALDISHKKIGALKGMSKRLGATIIDTLVGDATLEPEKTLHGKFDRALVDAPCSGLGTLRRNPEIKWRMLPEDLESFPPLQKRILKNAGHYLKSGGKLIYSTCTIMPEENEDVVAAFLSDNPGFEQIHPPASISSKMIDNEGFFRTYPHRHGTDGFFGAVLVKK, encoded by the coding sequence GTGAAAAATAACCCCCGCGCCATAGCCGTCGATATCTTGAACCGCATAGATGAAACCGGCTCCTTTGCGGAACCGATTTTAGACTCCTACCTCGTACGAGACATCTTCAACAATATACACGACAGAAGACTTTTGACCGAGCTTGTCTATGGAACGCTTCGGATGAGAGGCCACTTAGACTGGATAATCCAGCACCTTTACAGCGGCAGGCTGAAATCGCTCGATACCGGCATAAAAAATATCCTGAGAACGGGTCTCTACCAGCTTATCTTTACCGACAGGATCCCGGAGTTCGCCGCTGTTGACGAGGCGGTAAAAATTACAAAGAAGAAATATCCCGGCAGGTCGGGCCTGGTCAATGCAATACTGAGAAATGCGATACGGAAAAAGGGGGAAGTTAAATATCCCGACATTGATAAAGCCCCCTCATCGCATATTTCGGCCGTCTATTCGCATCCGCTGTGGCTCGTAGAGAGATGGATAGGAATATTCGGCGTTGAAGAAACCAGTGAACTATGCAAGGCCGGCAATGAGACCCCGCCCCTCACCCTGAGGGTAAACAAACTGAAAACAGACCGGGATGAGATTTTAAAAGCCCTTTCAGATGACGGTTTTACGGTTCGGCCCGCTCAATTCTCCCCGGACGGAATCATACTCTCACATCCACCTGTCCCTGTCAGAGAAACAAAATATTACAAAATGGGACATATCCAGATACAGGACGAAGCATCCCAGTTAATCTCCCGCCTCGTAAATCCGAAACCCGGTGAGGCGATTATCGATATCTGTGCCGGTATCGGCGGAAAGACGACCCACATGGCTGAGATGATGCAAAATGACGGAACGATACTGGCGCTCGATATCAGTCACAAAAAGATCGGGGCATTAAAGGGAATGTCGAAAAGGCTGGGAGCAACCATAATTGATACACTGGTGGGAGATGCGACCCTGGAACCTGAAAAAACGCTGCATGGGAAATTCGATCGTGCCCTCGTAGACGCCCCCTGCTCAGGCCTGGGAACACTGAGGAGAAATCCCGAAATCAAATGGCGAATGCTCCCCGAAGACTTGGAAAGCTTCCCGCCTCTTCAGAAAAGGATATTGAAAAACGCCGGTCACTATCTGAAAAGTGGAGGGAAACTTATTTACAGCACCTGCACTATAATGCCCGAGGAGAACGAAGACGTTGTTGCGGCCTTCCTGTCCGACAATCCCGGTTTTGAGCAGATTCATCCCCCCGCCTCTATCAGCAGCAAAATGATCGATAATGAAGGATTCTTCAGGACATACCCCCACCGCCACGGGACAGACGGCTTCTTCGGGGCGGTATTGGTGAAAAAGTAA